In Polynucleobacter sp. es-EL-1, the following are encoded in one genomic region:
- a CDS encoding type I restriction endonuclease subunit R → MKFLKVSGAYRQMIFSEDSRVKIPCILHLMRLGYDYLSLKNAVWDEETNIFPALFTNAISKINPDLPDEEALRLLADVKLLLDNEDLGKAFYERLTEQSGIKLIDFENFNNNSFHVVTELTCKNGDDEFRPDITLLINGLPLAFIEVKKPNNREGVLAERNRILTRSRNPKFRRFMNITQLMVFSNNMEYEDGSPQPIEGAFYASPSYDTPVFNYFREEESLDLTQLLREENDTLENEVLRDNNLNVIKHSPEFLSNKAPDTPTNRICTSLFSRDRLSFVLRYALAYVNESDGLQKHVMRYPQLFATKAIEKALDAGVKKGIIWHTQGSGKTALAYYNTRFLTDYFQRKGIIPKFYFIVDRLDLLIQAQRELAGRGLVVHTIDSREAFAKDIKTSQVIHNNSGKPEITVVNIQKFEDDPDVVHVDDYDFNIQRVYFLDEVHRSYNPQGSFLANLSQSDRNAIKIGLTGTPLLGEDYNSRALFGDYIHKYYYNASIADGYTLRLIREEIATNYKISLQEALAAVQLQQGDIDRKQIYSHPKFVEPMLDYIVRDFEKSRNALGDSSIGGMVICDSADQAKEMHRIFNAVYAEKTNNAEAESYLAQTAEKNRVKTAALILHDIGSKDERKQWVEDFKAGKIDFLFVYNMLLTGFDAKRLKKLYLGRIIKAHNLLQALTRVNRTYKDFRYGYVVDFADIRKEFDKTNKDYFNELQSELGDEVEHYSNLFKSAEEITQEIEAIKDVLFAFDIQNAEEFSRQISQIQDRTSILALKNALADARNLYNLIRLQGEYALLQQLDFKKINQLYRETSNHLELLNLKEALETASDTSNLLNVALEDVIFKFAKIKEEELILADKLKNTLRQTREAMVSNFDQQDPKFLSLREELERLFKKKKLSEVSQEEMTANIGALNAIHEKVKELNRLNNQLRHKYKGDAKYARIHKRLNEFGDFTKTERQLFEALISVKSQADDHVLQNTQILNNESYFARMMQPIVIGEFYNRQNIKLTPDTTHTINHLVVSEYMNEFSAGSRAGRNDNAGAQFW, encoded by the coding sequence ATGAAATTTCTAAAAGTCTCAGGTGCTTATAGACAGATGATTTTTAGCGAAGACTCCAGAGTTAAGATCCCATGCATCCTGCACTTGATGCGGCTTGGGTACGACTATCTCTCTTTAAAGAATGCTGTATGGGATGAAGAAACCAACATCTTCCCAGCCCTATTCACTAATGCCATAAGTAAAATCAACCCTGATTTGCCTGATGAGGAAGCACTACGTTTGCTTGCTGATGTCAAACTGCTGCTAGATAATGAGGATCTTGGAAAGGCCTTCTATGAGAGATTGACTGAGCAGTCTGGAATTAAGCTGATTGACTTTGAGAACTTCAATAATAATAGCTTTCATGTTGTTACAGAGCTCACCTGCAAGAACGGGGATGATGAATTCCGCCCAGATATCACGTTATTGATCAACGGCCTACCCTTAGCTTTTATTGAAGTTAAGAAGCCTAACAATCGCGAAGGCGTTCTAGCTGAGCGTAACCGCATCCTTACTCGTAGTAGGAATCCAAAGTTCCGCCGCTTCATGAATATCACGCAGTTGATGGTTTTCTCAAACAATATGGAGTACGAGGATGGATCACCGCAACCTATTGAAGGTGCGTTTTATGCAAGCCCATCTTACGATACGCCAGTGTTTAACTACTTCCGCGAAGAAGAGTCTTTGGACCTTACTCAGTTGCTGCGAGAGGAAAATGACACATTAGAAAATGAAGTTCTTCGTGATAACAATCTTAATGTCATCAAGCACAGCCCAGAATTCCTGAGTAATAAAGCGCCCGATACCCCAACCAATCGCATTTGCACATCTCTCTTTAGTCGCGATCGTCTGTCATTTGTTTTGCGTTACGCATTGGCATATGTTAATGAGAGCGATGGCCTGCAAAAGCATGTGATGCGTTATCCGCAACTCTTTGCCACTAAAGCAATTGAAAAAGCATTAGATGCTGGTGTTAAGAAAGGCATCATCTGGCACACCCAAGGTAGCGGTAAAACTGCACTTGCGTACTACAACACTCGCTTTCTAACCGATTATTTCCAGCGCAAAGGCATCATTCCCAAGTTTTACTTCATCGTAGACAGATTGGACTTATTGATCCAAGCTCAGCGTGAGCTAGCTGGCCGTGGTCTTGTTGTACACACTATTGATAGCCGGGAAGCCTTTGCGAAAGACATTAAGACATCGCAAGTTATTCACAATAACAGCGGCAAACCAGAAATCACTGTAGTCAACATTCAAAAATTTGAAGACGATCCCGATGTTGTTCATGTAGATGATTACGACTTCAATATTCAGCGTGTTTACTTCCTTGATGAAGTGCATCGCAGCTACAACCCGCAAGGTAGTTTCCTGGCTAATCTGAGTCAGTCTGATAGAAACGCAATCAAAATTGGCTTAACGGGAACACCCCTGCTTGGCGAGGACTATAACTCTAGGGCATTGTTTGGGGATTACATCCACAAGTACTATTACAACGCCTCAATCGCAGACGGTTACACGCTTCGCCTAATTCGCGAGGAAATCGCTACTAATTACAAGATTTCGCTGCAGGAAGCTCTTGCGGCAGTTCAGTTACAACAGGGTGATATCGATCGAAAACAAATTTACTCGCACCCGAAGTTTGTTGAGCCGATGCTTGACTATATTGTGCGTGATTTTGAGAAAAGTAGAAATGCACTTGGTGACTCCAGTATAGGCGGTATGGTGATTTGCGATAGCGCAGATCAGGCCAAGGAAATGCACAGAATTTTTAATGCCGTTTACGCAGAGAAAACAAATAATGCTGAAGCCGAAAGCTACTTAGCACAGACAGCAGAGAAGAATCGTGTAAAGACTGCCGCCCTAATCCTTCACGACATTGGGAGTAAGGACGAACGTAAGCAATGGGTTGAGGACTTCAAGGCTGGCAAGATTGATTTCTTGTTCGTCTACAACATGCTTTTGACTGGCTTTGATGCCAAACGTTTGAAAAAGCTGTATCTTGGACGAATCATCAAAGCACACAATCTATTGCAAGCTCTCACCCGCGTAAACCGTACATATAAAGACTTCCGCTATGGATATGTAGTTGACTTTGCGGATATCCGCAAAGAGTTTGACAAAACTAATAAAGACTACTTCAATGAGTTGCAATCAGAGCTTGGTGACGAAGTTGAGCACTATTCTAATCTGTTCAAATCAGCTGAAGAGATCACGCAAGAGATTGAAGCTATCAAGGATGTTTTGTTTGCCTTTGATATTCAAAATGCAGAGGAATTCTCTCGCCAGATCAGCCAAATTCAAGATCGTACGTCGATATTGGCGCTCAAGAATGCGCTTGCTGATGCTCGCAATCTCTACAACTTGATCCGATTGCAGGGGGAGTACGCATTACTCCAGCAGCTTGATTTCAAGAAGATCAACCAGCTTTATCGCGAAACCAGTAACCACCTAGAGTTGCTTAACCTAAAAGAAGCTCTTGAAACGGCCTCTGACACTAGTAACTTGCTAAATGTTGCGCTCGAGGATGTGATTTTCAAGTTTGCCAAGATCAAAGAGGAAGAGCTTATTCTTGCAGACAAACTTAAGAACACGCTGCGTCAAACTCGCGAAGCCATGGTAAGCAACTTTGACCAGCAAGACCCAAAATTCTTATCCTTACGCGAAGAGCTAGAGCGCCTGTTTAAGAAAAAGAAGCTGAGCGAAGTTAGCCAAGAAGAAATGACTGCCAATATAGGCGCTCTCAATGCAATACATGAGAAGGTAAAGGAGCTAAATAGGCTTAACAATCAACTGCGCCACAAGTACAAAGGCGATGCAAAGTACGCCCGCATACACAAGCGTTTGAATGAGTTTGGTGACTTTACCAAAACAGAGCGTCAGTTATTTGAAGCTCTTATAAGCGTTAAATCACAAGCGGACGATCATGTACTTCAGAACACACAGATTCTCAATAATGAAAGCTACTTTGCAAGAATGATGCAGCCAATAGTTATTGGCGAGTTTTATAATCGTCAAAATATCAAGCTAACACCAGACACAACCCACACCATTAACCATCTAGTTGTATCTGAATACATGAATGAATTTTCTGCTGGCTCTCGTGCCGGCCGCAACGATAACGCTGGAGCGCAATTTTGGTAA
- a CDS encoding HAD domain-containing protein: MDRILFLDFDGVLHPTHFAGEDPFNRVHLLEAALVNQPLGIVISSSWRFTHSLEKLRKLLPNSIAQLVIGTTGAAVIGKHPRYQEIQAYLHSYGQAHWCALDDSYWEFPTPCPELIRCNPNTGITEKQIALLTTWLAK; the protein is encoded by the coding sequence ATGGATCGCATTCTGTTTCTCGACTTTGATGGTGTTTTGCATCCCACGCATTTTGCTGGAGAGGATCCCTTTAACCGAGTCCATCTACTTGAGGCGGCGCTGGTAAATCAACCCCTCGGGATTGTGATTTCATCTAGCTGGCGCTTTACCCACTCTCTTGAAAAACTGCGCAAATTACTACCGAATAGCATTGCTCAATTAGTCATTGGCACAACTGGGGCAGCTGTGATTGGTAAACATCCGCGCTATCAAGAGATACAAGCTTATTTACACTCATATGGCCAGGCTCACTGGTGCGCTTTAGATGATTCCTATTGGGAGTTTCCTACGCCTTGTCCTGAGCTGATTCGCTGCAACCCCAATACTGGTATTACTGAGAAGCAAATTGCCCTTCTGACGACTTGGCTAGCAAAGTAG
- a CDS encoding YafY family protein — protein MSDMERLHRIKYMIQQRKCVPREDFLSELEISPATFKRDLEYLRSRLKASIVYDRFYGGYKFENPDQVDKIEMPGLWFSEKEATALVLMQHLLSSLDQGGLIGPHIEPLTAIIDGILGQSETSAKELRKRIKVIGMGSRKNSIENFSEIGAALLKRNRLEIDYYSKGKDEDTKREISPQRLIYYRENWYLDAFCHMRNDLRSFAVDGIRSAVLTNKKAQEVSEKECQEHFAESYGIFSGKATQRAKLRFTPEHARWVSGEHWHGQQVGSFDKEGYYNLEFDYNQDPELVMDILKHGSGVEVVGPASLKARVKAELEKAFANYQ, from the coding sequence ATGAGTGATATGGAGCGTTTGCACCGCATTAAGTACATGATTCAGCAACGTAAATGCGTGCCTAGGGAGGATTTCCTATCGGAACTTGAGATCTCTCCAGCTACTTTCAAACGGGATTTAGAGTACCTACGCAGCCGCCTTAAAGCCTCGATTGTTTATGACCGTTTTTATGGTGGTTATAAGTTTGAGAATCCAGATCAGGTGGACAAAATTGAAATGCCTGGTCTGTGGTTCTCAGAAAAAGAAGCTACTGCCTTGGTGTTGATGCAGCACCTACTCTCCTCGCTTGATCAAGGCGGCCTGATTGGCCCACACATTGAACCCCTCACAGCCATCATTGATGGCATCCTAGGTCAAAGTGAAACCTCCGCTAAAGAATTGCGTAAACGCATCAAAGTTATTGGCATGGGTTCACGAAAGAACTCCATTGAGAACTTCTCAGAGATTGGTGCCGCCCTTCTCAAACGCAATCGCCTCGAGATTGATTACTACTCCAAAGGCAAGGATGAGGATACAAAACGAGAGATATCACCACAGCGCCTGATCTACTATCGCGAGAACTGGTATCTCGATGCCTTCTGTCATATGCGTAACGACTTACGTAGTTTTGCAGTCGATGGCATTCGCAGTGCAGTGTTGACCAATAAAAAGGCTCAGGAAGTTTCTGAAAAAGAATGTCAGGAACACTTTGCAGAGAGCTACGGCATATTCTCAGGCAAGGCTACACAAAGAGCTAAGCTACGCTTTACTCCTGAGCATGCAAGATGGGTATCTGGCGAGCATTGGCATGGCCAACAAGTGGGCAGCTTTGATAAAGAGGGCTATTACAACCTGGAGTTTGATTACAACCAGGATCCTGAATTAGTCATGGATATTCTGAAGCATGGATCAGGCGTTGAGGTAGTTGGGCCAGCCAGTCTCAAGGCAAGAGTAAAGGCGGAGCTTGAAAAAGCTTTCGCTAACTATCAATAA
- a CDS encoding HigA family addiction module antitoxin has protein sequence MMRKRSPTHPGAILREDVFPTLGISVTEFSRHLGISRQTLHAVLSEKSAITPELALRLGTFLGNGPQLWIEMQSKYDLWHAEIKLKKILPKIPSFSGLLAA, from the coding sequence ATGATGCGTAAAAGATCCCCTACCCACCCTGGCGCCATTCTGAGAGAAGATGTATTCCCTACGCTAGGAATATCTGTCACTGAATTCTCAAGGCACCTAGGAATCTCTAGGCAAACCCTGCATGCAGTTCTCTCAGAAAAAAGCGCCATCACACCAGAACTTGCACTCAGACTTGGAACTTTTTTAGGCAATGGACCTCAGCTTTGGATTGAGATGCAGTCCAAGTATGACTTATGGCATGCAGAAATCAAGCTGAAAAAGATCCTTCCTAAAATCCCATCATTTAGCGGTCTTTTGGCGGCCTAA